TGTAACTAGCGATGGAGATGAAATAGCGTCAGATCTACACCCGCCGTCGACCTTACTGTCTCTCCCGGCATGAAGCCAAATTTCTGGTACAAGGATACGGCCGGAGCATTAAGCGTTCCCGCCGTAACGGAGAAATGCTGGATATTATCGTAATGATCGAGAAGATAACTAACCAAGGCAGTTCCGATGCCTTCACGCATATGTTCTGGATGTACCATTAACCGGGTAAGGGACAGATGGACAGATGATTCTGCCCGGATTGAGATCACTCCCAGCAGCTCCCCGCCTTCCTCATTATGTCCCG
The window above is part of the Paenibacillus lutimineralis genome. Proteins encoded here:
- a CDS encoding GNAT family N-acetyltransferase gives rise to the protein MIRLLSLQDPDVVEQIWSLQHTAYRLEALAIGLASYPPLSDTFDSIRCSEEDFYGYLSDEPGHNEEGGELLGVISIRAESSVHLSLTRLMVHPEHMREGIGTALVSYLLDHYDNIQHFSVTAGTLNAPAVSLYQKFGFMPGETVRSTAGVDLTLFHLHR